Part of the Suricata suricatta isolate VVHF042 chromosome 8, meerkat_22Aug2017_6uvM2_HiC, whole genome shotgun sequence genome, ACCTGCTGCACCCTAAGCCACAGGCCAGGTCACACAgggccaccccacccccgggTGCCCGTCTCAGGGATGGGCCCACCTGTGGTTAGCCAGCAGTTCCTCGTGTCTGCGGCTCAGATCTGCCAGGCGCTTGCGGTAGCCCCGAGCGGCCCGGGCCAACTGCTGCTCGCGGCTGCGGTGCGCCGCCCGGATGTCCTCCAGGGTGGTCTCTAGGAACGTCCGAAGGGCTGCCGCCTCCGGTGCCGCGCCCTCTGCAGACTCCTGGAGGAGATTCGGGGGACCGGGGGAGCTTGGCTGGGCCCACACTTCTTCCCACAGTCCCCTCTGGGGAGCAGGTCGGGCCCACAGGGTCTCCCTGAAACAGCCCAGCACACTCAGGCCAGGCTTGGGCTCCGCAGGGCCCGAGGCCTCCCACCCGGCACAGGGCCACCCCGGCTAGTGCTCACGGCCACAGCTCGGGCGCAGCGCTGCAGCTGCACGGCATGTTCTTGGTTCAGCTTCTTGAGCTGCAGCTGCAGCTGGGCATTCTCCTCCTCAGCCTGGCGGAGCCGGGCCTGGCAGGCAGACAACACCTGGGGGCGGAGGCAGCCTTGAACCCACGCTCCACGAGGTGGCCCTTTGCTGACTGTAGGATGCCCACCTGCCAGATCTCAGTGGGTAGGGCTGGGCCTCACCATGGCTTGTGCAGCCAGTCGCTGCCCAGCTTCCCTGGCCTCCTCTTGGGCTCCCTGCAGCCGCTGACCCAGGTCTGCCCTGCAGACATGGGCGTGGAGCTCAGCCGGGCACAGGGCGAGGACTCCCTCTGCCTCTTGGGAATGGCCGCTCTGTGCCAGGTGCCCTGCTGGAGCCTCCCCATCCTGGTTGAGGCCACCACTCACACGCGGGTCTCCAGTGCCTGCTTCTGGGCCCTGTGCTGCTCCAGCACGCGCTGCCATTCTCCCTGCAGCTGCGGGGTACATGAGGGCTGGTTGAATAAGACCCCGAGCTCTGGGTCCCTGGCGTTGCCCCGCCGCACCCTGGGCCAGGAGAAGTTTGCGTGGAACCCAAGCTAGGTGGCTGTACTCCCACACTGTTCCCCAGCTTCTGCTCTTCCTTCTTGGGGGTCAAGTTCTCAGGCTATGCCTGGACAGGGGAGCCGGCCCCAACCTCACCGTGCCCCTATGCACCCCTGTACAGCTCTCCCTGCCCAACCCACCCATCCAGGTCCTCCATGCCCTTATGGTGACCTGGGGTCTGTGGTGGATGGAGTGTCCCTGCTCCTGGGCCTTGTGTCCAAGCCCCTGTGCCAGCTCCTGGCGGTGCCCCAGGTCAGCCTCTGCTGGGGCTGCACAATCTCCACGCAGCTCCAGCTCCCGCACCCGGCTCTCCAGCCGCAGGACCTGCAGGGTGGCCAGGGTGAGCAGCTGCGCCCGCCTGCCAGGACGTCCAGGGAAGGTCAGCATCATTTGGGGCCATGTGGGGACATACAGTGCATGCGGGAGAGGTGGAGACACTGGCACTGTGTGTGTGCGATCCCATGGGGTGCACCCAGACCCCTCACAGCACCAGTCCTCGGTGTGCACCCTCCTCCCATGTGTCCAGGGCACCTGTGGGTACACATCAGCACCCACCTCACTCTTCACCTCAAAGAGTTCCGCCTCGTGTTGCTCCCGCAGGTGATGAGTGGTGATCTGCAGGTCAACCAACTCCTTGGAGATCTGTGAGTGGCCAGAGTAAGAGGCGGCCTCTGTGCGGCCCTCCTTGCCAGCACCCAGGGCCCCGTACCGACCTGGAGCTGCTGCTCCTCACGCAGCTGTAGATCTGAGGGGCGCTCTGTCCCGAGGCTCGGCGTGCAGTCCTCGGCCCGGGGCAGCACCTGGGGAGGGATCCCCCGGCCCGTGTCCCCCACGTGAGTCTCCACTCCCATGGAGCCACCAGCCATGCACCCCGCCTCTCCAGTACCCCctccacacacgcacacagcctGCCTGAGCGAGGGCGCCCTGACCCCACGGCAGATGCAGGAGCGGCCTGGGAGGCCTCACATTCTCAGTGGCCCAGGATGGGGCCTCTGCCGTGTGGCCTGTGGCCGCCGCATGCTCCATAAGCAACAGGAACTCTGGCCCAAGCGCAGTGCCGCTTTGCCTGTTGGCTTGTTGCTGCAACACAGCGGCTTGCAGCGTTGCTAAGGCCTCTGTTGGTCTGCTGGTCCCCGGTCTCTGAGGGCCCCACCCAGAGGGCAGTCGCCCTTGGGCAGCTCAGCGgctgaggaggtggggagggggactctCTCAGCGAAATACAGACCAGCCCCGCTGCATTTGTCCTGGGCGCGGACGGGACCAGGAGAGCATGAGAGCGCCCAGCCTGAGGATGCAGAGACAGCGCGCAGAGAATGGAGCGACCGCTGCTGTTACTGTTTTTCTCTCGAAGGGGGCCCTGCCCTACCGTGGGGGGTTCACACAGTAGGCGCTCTCTGTGTGCCTGCTGTTGATGGTTGGGCGCTGGGATGGGCAGGCGAACAAACTGCAGAttctcccacccccagctgggGGGACTTAAGAGGACTGGCTCAGCCCCGGCGCCAGGAGGGCTTCGCGGAGGAGGCACTGCAGAGCCCGGCGTGGCGGGGTCGAACGTGCGTGCGGCCCGCACTGGGCACGCGCGCACCCCTGCCTGCGCACGCTCGCTCCCGGCGCCGGGGCGCGGGCTGTTGGCGACGGCCCGGCGGAGCGCCGCGCTCGGCTCAGGCCCCGTGGACAGCGCCCCAGGCCGCTCTCTGTCCCGCTGTCTCCAGCGGTCTGCGCAGGCGGCTGACGCAGCCCTGGCGGTTAAGGAGCAGTTGGGAACCCTTATCGCGCCACGACGGGAGGAGGGCCCGGGGGCGTGGCCAGCGGCGAGGGGCGTGGTTTAGGCAGAAAGCCGAGAGGCTCGGGCGGGCGTGGCTCAAGGGGAAGGCGGGCCGGGGGCGGTCGTGTCGTCGCGAGGGGCGTGGGCTGAGCGTGGAGTGAGCCGTACGGTCGCTGGGACGCGGCCtgcggcagggggcggggcctgtaCTGCGGACGGCGGCGTCGCTGGGGGCTGGCGTGTGCACAAACCCGACCGCCAGAGCCTGCGGCGCTGGCTTCCGCACCGCTCGTCCGGGGAGTCCACGGAGCAGGGGGTGGGCTCCCTTTCTGGCCCGCGATGCGTGTGTGGAGCTGACCCCTCCCTCGCACAGCCCTGCCTTGAGGGAAGCCCCCGCCCAGGGGAAGGGGCTcagaagcggggtgggggggcgcctCTCTAGAAGAAGCGGGGTGCGTGAGCTCTGCGACCATGAAGGTCAAAGTCATCCCTGTGCTCGAGGATAACTACATGTACCTGGTCATCGAGGAGCACACGCGGGAGGCTGTGGCCGTGGACGTGGCCGTGCCCAAGAGGGTGAGGGCAACCTGTGGGCGGCGGGGAGCGCCCTGCAGGCCTGGGCAACTTGCCCTGCGCGGGGTCCTCCGACCACACTGGTTGGAGCAGGCCCTTTCCCTATTCTCTAATCGCTGGTTATTTGGGTTAGGGTTCCTTGATTATCTTCAGTCTGCCCTCAAGTTGGGACCACGTCACCTCcgtttcttctcctttcctggtcCCTAACTGTTCTGTGCACAAGGGGCGCTCAGATACAGTCCGCTGGGTCTCCCCTATCCCCACCGGCTGCTGGCCTGCCCGGCACTCTGTGTACATCACACCTGGCGGCCTGgcgtgggtgggtgggggcgggcacCTGGTCCTGCCAAATCTCCCTAACTCCCGTCCCTTTCAGCTGCTGGAGATCGTGGGCCGGGAGGGGGTATCACTGACCACTGTGCTGACCACCCACCACCACTGGTGAGCGCGGTCGGGGCGGGCGGAGGCGCGAGGGCATCGGCCCTGCCCCATCCCGACCCCCGCGTGATTCTGCTCCCACCCGTCCGCAGGGACCACGCGAGGGGCAACGCGGAGCTGGCGCGTCTGCGGCCGGGGCTGGCCGTGCTGGGTGCGGACGAGCGCATCTGCGCGCTGACCCGCAGGCTGGTGCACGGCGAGGAGTTGCGGGTGAGCGGgggcccggggggtgggggtgcggggaaGGCGTCGTGGGCCCTCCCGGGTCACCGGCCTTCTGCTCCTCTGCCGCAGTTTGGGGCCATCCACGTGCGCTGTCTCCTGACTCCGGGCCACACCTCAGGCCACATGAGCTACTTTCTGTGGGAAGAGGACTGTCCTGATCCACCCGCTGTGTTCTCCGGTACGGTACGGGCCACTCCATCCCAccagccccacctccctctggcccCGCCCCACCTTCTCTGACCTGCTCTCCACCCCAGGGGATGCGCTGTCGGTGGGTGGCTGTGGCTTGCGCCTGGAGAGCACAGCTCAGCAAATGTATCAGAGCTTGGTGGAGACCCTGGGCACCCTACCCCCTGAGACGGTGAGCGGACGCCCCTTGCCCTCCTGCAGGGTCCAGCCTCCCTGCACAACCTACACGCTCTGTAGTTGACCTCTGCCAGGGGTACAGGCTGAGTGTTAAGTAGCCAAGGGGTTCAGGCAGACCAAGCCTGGGGTGCTTGGGTCCAGGGAGGGTCCAGGCCAGCCCTGGTGAGCGCCTTCCCCCATCTCTGTCAGCGTCAGCACTGTGCACCCTCTGAGTGCCTCCTCTCTCCAGAAGGTGTTCTGTGGCCATGAGCACACGCTGGGCAACCTTGAGTTTGCACAGAAAGTAGAGCCCAGCAATGACCACGTGAGGGCCAAGCTGTCATGGGCCAAGGTGTGGCCACTGCTCTGAATGTCGAGGTTTGGAGAGTGGGTGAAGAttgggatggaggaggggcattGCAGGGGGGTCAGGCATGCCTGGCCTGGAGTGATCAGACCTGGCTTAGCCTTGGGTGTATTGCTGACAGAGGCTCCTGTTGGTGAGGGGAGGGGTTAGTGGCCTCAGACTGAGGGCTGTCCTGGGGCTGGGCGGCCGGTAGGTCTGACCCAGGGGGTGGCTAACCTCAAGGACtagtcggggggaggggggaggcagccCTTCTTCTGTTCCTGCCCCCAGGAAGGGGCGGGACTGAGTGGAGCCCAGTTGCCTGGGGCTCTCGATACAAGTCTGTGACAAGGGCGTGTGGTCATTCCAGAAGAGGGATGAGGACGACATGCCCACAGTGCCATCCACCCTGGGCGAGGAGCTCCTCTACAACCCCTTCCTACGGGTGTCGTGAGTACTGGTTGGCATCCCAGGCCTTCTTGTAGGGGTCCTGTGCCCACCTCAGGGGCCGTCCCACAGAGCAGGCCGCCTCAGAGCTGGCCTGCTGTCCCTGAGCCTGCCTTGGCAGCCACTTGGGCTCTGCaggaggggccagggagaggcTGCTCATAGGTGTCCTCTGCCAGCACCCACCCAGCAGTTCCTGGAGGGAGAGTCCCCACGGCGCCCTCTCCCCGCAGAGAGGAGCCTGTGTGCAAGTTCACGGGGAAGGCAGCCCCGGCCGAGGTCCTGGAGGCACTCTGCAGGGAGCGGGCAAGCTTCGAGCGGACGGCTGAGCCCCTGCAGCCGCAGGCCCGGGCTCTCCTGGCACTGcagtgggggctcctgggcacAGCCCGACAGAAGTGAGCCCCCAGCGGACCCGCCGTGTGGCCAGGCAGCGCATCTCTTCCTCACCCCTCGGCACACTGAGCCCACCGGGTGGTTGCCTCTGGAAGCTTCCACTTCCAGCTGGCTGTCTGGCTTTGGAGGGTGGGCACCCTGGCAGGGGACATGTGAGCCCTGAGACCCGGGTGTTGGGAAGCAGCCTAGTGAGGTGCACAGGGCTTTTGAACTTTGAATAAAGCTTTGAAAGGCTTCTTTCTTGATGCTGGCAGACGCTCTGGGAGAGAAACCATCTGGAGAGAGATCCATTTATTGGATTTGGGGCTCGATGAGGacaggcctggggggctcagcctgATCTGTCCCCTCTTCCAGGGGTGGGGACCCAGCCGTGGAGAAGGGACTTCGtgcctgatctcagggttctctCTCAAAGTCTGCTTCCCGCCTGGAACACCGCCCAGAGGACGCACACTCTCGCGTCTCAAGGGCCACGCCTGGCATCCTCAGTGCCCAGCCTGGCAGGGTGGGTACTGTGCTCCAGCAGGGGGTGTCATGGGCTGGGCACCCTCCCGCCAGCACTCTCCGCCGTGCAGGCCGTGTGCCCAGCCTGGCAGGTGCAGCCCCTCACTGTCCTTCGTGGCCTGGCTTCAGGGCTGACCCCAGAAATGGGATGAGGACTCCCACTTGAGCTTGGCCTTCCACCGCCCATGGACCGGCTGAAACCCTCACACTCTTGGGCCACAAGGCAGGAGTGGCAAGGACCCTGCTCGCCGACCTGGGCCCGTGGGGAGGTTCTGGGACCTTGCGGACCGTCTGACCTCCTGCAGTGGGCACTCAGGGCGAACGCAGGTCACCTGTACCGGCTGTGGGATCTGAGGCCCGTTTCTGTGTGGATTCCACACATCCCTGCAGCTCAGGTCCGTGTTTGGGGGTGGTCCCTGGAGTCTCCGGACATGACCTTCCCACGTACCCTGGTGTGGGCTGTGGCGGGCCCGGCTGGGCATCCTACCACCTGATGCCAAGGCCGGAGCTGGCCTTCTCCACTGCGTGGTAGCTCGTGTGCAGCAGGCGGCCAGCGCGCTCCGAGCCCTCGCCCTGCAGCCAGGCCCTGTATAGTTCCCGGACGCCAGGCGCGTCCTCCGGCGCCTGCGTCCTGACCGAGCTGTACAGTGTCTCCACGCGCTGGAGGAGCTCCTTGCGGGGCGTGCTGGGGTCCTTGAGCTGGCCTCCGCCATTCAAGCAGCCTGCAGAGGAGCAAGACAGGTGAGCCCATGGTCCcaggggaggcggggcgggggcgggaggggcaaggcacaccccacccccaacactggCCCTCCTGAGCCTCCCGCCCCCCTGGGCCCCGCTGCCATCCCTCCTACCCTGGCAGGACAACGCCCACAGCCTTGGTCCCGGAAAGGGCCCCGCCATGCACCGCCCCCGCTACCTGTGGGGCAGGCCATGACCTCCACGTAATGGTACGGGCAGCGCCCTCGCTTGATCTTCTGCACCAGGTTCTGGATGTTGCGGAAGCCGTAGGCCGCAGCGAAGTGCAGCACCACGCGGCCCTCCTTCTCCAGGGTCACCTCCTGGAAGTCCTTGTTCCTGAGGGGAGCAGAGGCCAGGCTCCCTCTTGGTCCCCACTCCTGCGGGCATGTCTGCCAGCCTAACCCGCTCCTCAGTGGAGGGTGGTGATGGAAGGGGAGGGTGGAAAACTCACGTCCACCCGTCAGGCAGGGGGTCCCAGTTTCCGGATCCTTCCTCCCGAGAATGGCCACAAGGCATGGCGAGGCGGCACAaagcccccagccctccctctctGGAAGGGAGTGTCTCGTAGGGCCACACCCTGTACCAGGCACACCACCGTGGCCTTGGGGCTCTCTCCCCGTGTGGTGTGGGTGGGGAGGCTGGCCCCCGTACGCCGGAGAGGAGGGCTCAGCGCCCGTCTGTGCCCTGGGTCTTCGCCCAACCCAGCCTGCCGCGCAGTCCCCGTGCCCCAGCCCTTCCCACTGACCTCAGCGGTCTGTAGGTGACCTTGTCCACGTGGATTCCAAAGAGCTCGCGGGCTGCGTGCTGGAACACGTGCTCCAGGTAGCCCCCTGAGCCCCCGCCCCGATGGCTGCTGGGCTCCTGGGCAGACACACTGCTGCACCTGCGGAGCAGAGCACGGCCTCCGTGGCGGTGGGACTGCTGTCCACCGAAGTTCAAGGTGACCTTTGTCCCTCCCACGTGAGGAAGCTGCCTGCTAAACGGGCAAGGAGTCCGGAAGGCCTGGGGGCTTTGTCTCGGGTCAGGAGGAAGCACAGGCGAAAGACGGATCATTCCCTCACGGAGTCCCCTACTTGGGGAGCTCAGAGCTGTGTCAAGTTTGGGGCAGCTCTGATGACCACCAGCTCACTGACCATGGGCCAGACCATGAACTTGATCACCTCTGTGTGCACTGAGCAGACAACAGGGCAGACGTGGACCCAGCTAGAAGGAAGTCATgggcggggaaggggagggaggggacacagagctGGGGTCCATGTGGGGACTCCGCGGCCCGCAGGCCCACGTCTCGAGCTCCCCTGGGCTGCAGTGGGTGGTGGCTTACAGGCTGTCCAGGGGGGCTGGCTCCAGGTCTGAGAGCGAGACCCCTTCTTCTTCCAGCAGCTTCAAGACTTCCCCTACAATAAGACCCCAGCACGGACGCGCTTCAGCAGAGATCTCAATAATCACGGGCTGCTCAGGACACCCGTGTCATCCACATCCCCGGGAACCTGTCACTTAGCTCCGGAGCCCGGGTGTCCACCGCTGGCTTGCGGGTGGAGGGCAAAGCCAGCCACTGACGTGAGGAACAATTTGACTTCCGAAGCCCCTCAGAAGAGCCATCCGGCTCCCTGGACCCACGGGGCACCGTCCACCTCCCAGTAGCATGGCGGGGGGCGGCCAGCACGGTCACGGCTCCCCATGAGGTGGACAGAGACGCGTGTTCATGCAGGGGGGCCTTCCCTCCACTGTCTGGGCACCTGAGCATCTGCTTTTCTGTATCTTAAGCACTTGGGAGACTGAGGCTGCTCACCTCAAAACCGGGGTGACCCAGGTGAGTCAGAGGAGTTGGCAAGAATCTGCACCCGTCTCCCCACACGGACTGTTTCAGAGCAAACACCCGCGTCCCCCAAGACAACAGAACAGCCGGGAAGTGTGGCCTGGCGCCCGGGGGAGGCCACGGCTGCCTCACGCATAGGGGCTGGCAGCTCCAGCCAGAGCCTGCGGGCAGGACGCGGGCGATGCCACCACGCAGGCCCCACACCTGTGGTGATGACGCAGTCCACGTCACGAGTCTGGTACTCCTGGCTGAAAAAGTCTGGTCTGGAAGCTTCTAGCTTTTTGTCATAGCAGGGCATCACCGTCACGTGGTAGATCCTGTCGGGTGTCAAATGCTGTAGGCAAAAACAGAAACGGAGAGTCGCTGCCTGAGCCGAGAACAAAGGGGCCTGCGGGGTAAGGCGGGGGGTGACCTCGCAGGCCCAGCCGGGGACAGCGGCCACGATGGCACCGCGACTCCTCGTACGGCTGTGTGGACGTTGTAGGGCGTGGTACACCTTTGAGGACAGTGGCAGTGAGGCGTTCAGGGCTGGACAGTTCCCGTTACCTGCTGCTGGGCGAAGAAGTCCTTGACCAGGGAGCCCATGACCTGCTGCGGGGAGCGCGCGCTGCTGAGGTGGGGCACGAGGAAGCTCCCGTGGGTCTTCTCGGCGTAGCAGACCCAGCCTGCGGCGACACGGGGGGCggctgggcggggcggggcctgccACTCTGGGGCGTTCGGGGGGGTTCTGGTCCCGTTAGAGAATGTCCCTACTCTGCTGTCCAGCGTCTGACATCCCTGTTTTGGGGAACTCGGTGACCCTGGGTAGCTCTCAGGCCAGCTCCTTCCGCCGGAGCGGCCGTCCTGGCCTCGAGGGGGCCCACCCAGCATTCCCCTGACCCTCGCCGGCAGCGTGAACGCACCTGGGCAGACGGACGTGAGCACAGGCAGGGCCTGCGCAGAGTCGGCCTGTCCTCGGAACCGCTGCACAAACTCCCGCTGGCTCTCAAGGAGACTGAAGTTCCTCGAGAAGGAGGTATCGAACACGCGGTGCACCCCTGCAACACAAGCGCCCACCTCACCCCCACGAAGGGCAGCTACGTGGCGAGGCCCTGACGACCACGCCCCAGGGAGCAGTGCCTCCGCCTCGGCCACAGTGGCTGTCGGGGCCTGGGTCACACCTCTTGTGCCCACCCCATGTCCTCGCGGCCCTGCTCCTGGCTCACGGAGGTCCTCCAAAGTCATTCTGAGCCAGAGCATTACAGGGGCGGGGGAAACGAGCCTCAAGGGtggtaatttaaaaacaacacaaggGGTGAGCAAATTCCGAGGATTCTAAGAATTCCAGACTGGACAGGACTGTGACCGTTCAGATGGCTGTCTCTTAACAGGCTCGGCTCCCACTTGTCACACCAAAACTTCAGACTGAAGTCGATTCAGAACAGTGTCTGCGTTTGAGTTCAGTGCCTCAGAGGCCGGGCCCGCACACCGGGTCTGGTGCCTACCGATTTTCTTAAAGAATGCAGTCAGCTTTCTGGCGGTGTCTGCAGGGTTCAGCTCGAAGTGCGCAGCCAGCGACGCCCTGGACTGGGGCGAGACGGAAACGACAACCAGCCTCTGCTGGCCGGGGGCCgccatctgcaaagtggggacaCACGCTCACTCGGTGTGTGTTACAGACCCGGAGCGCCCCGGCGAGGAGAGCGCAGGGGCCTCTGGCGGGGCGTCATTTTCAGGCACACGCGGGGCCCCGCGCTCCAGGGCTGAGATCCTGACCGGCACTTCACGGGCATCCGCCCTGCTGACGAGACTCACGAGATGCAGGAGGCACAAGATGGGCCGCCCTGGGCAGCAAGAGCAAAGGATACGGGGTTGACGTCAGGTTAAAACAGTCTCAAAGATGCCCACCACTTACCTTATTGGCATCTAGAACCTTCCGCAGCTCCTCGTGGCTTTGCTGAGTGATGAGCACGGTCTCCGCCGAGGTGACACAGCCACTGCATGCCAGGCAGTCATCCAGCGAGATCTTGGCCTTTTCCAGCTTCCGAGTCCCTCCATCCTGGAAGCACAAGCACTCAGGACTCAAAGGGCCTCTGCACGAGGACACGCGCTCTCAGGATAACGGAACCGACGGGAAGCCTTTATTCTCTGGCTCACTGCACCGACAACCAACATGGTAGAAGGCTGGCTTTGTATgcccctggatttttaaaaattaaatattggttggggtgcctgggtggctcagttggttaagtgtccgacttcggctcaggtcacgaactcatggttcatgggttcgagccctacatcgggctctgtgctgacagctcaggtcctggagctgcctcggattctgtgtctccctctctctctgcccctcccctgctcacgctgtctctttctttctttctctctcaaaaataaacattaaaaaaaaaaagagtctaagacacttaaccaactgacccacctggATGCTTCTGAACTGGAAAATCCTACAGAAATGGAActcacagagagggagggggagggcagggaagacaGGAACCAGCATCTCTGCAAAAGGAGCCCCCTCTGTAGCTCCATGCTCGGCCTCTGtgcccctgcacccccaccccaggccccagcgCTGCCCTCCCAGCCTTGACGACAGTGAATCTGACTGCTCTGACGACGGTGAAAGGTCCGGCATCTCCAAACCTGTGACTGGACAGAGCAGCAAAAACAAGTGTTTGGTCATCTGGGCTGGAACTGACCGGAGTGACCTGGAAATAACTCCCGTCATCCTCGATGTGGATCTTGGCCACGCCGCTTCCCGACCTCTTGTCCACCTTCATGGGCTTGATGCAGTCCTGCACCAGGAAGAGACCCCAAATGGAGGTCTGAGTGAGTGGAGGTTACCGGAGAAGAGGGACACCTGATGGCCACACCACCACGTGGGATGGGGGTGCTGCCCGACTCCTCTCGCCTGCCACAGACGCAGTCCTAGCAGCACGGCTGTCACCCACTGGCACAGGGCACGCATTCTAACCCCTGCCAGCACCAAGGCTCACTCGCTCAGGCAAAGGCGGCCTTAACCAGGCCTCACGCTAACTGGCCCGCGGGCACAGAAGGCGCGGCCGCCACACGGAGAGCCAGCGGCCAGTGTTACCCTGGCTACAGAGGGGGTCCCCGGGAGCCACCATTTCTGCATCTCTGCAGGAACACTTTGCTTGGAGTCCCCGCCTCGCCCAGTGACATATTACTGTTTCTCCAACCCTCTGAGTTCTCGCTGTTTCTGTCACTACGAGAGTCTCTGGCCATTCCCTTCCCAAAGATGAGCAGTTCCAGAAAACCCGAGGGAGGCCTGTCCAAGCTCATCCCCGAGGTGGAGCGGTGAGCAGCCCCTCGCCCTCCCACTCCAAGCCCTGTGTGTCCTGCGCAGCTGGGGCCATTGAAGGGTACACTTTCAAGTGTCCCTGACCTGTCCCCTTTAAGGCCAagctctgtcttcctccccatGGCAGCACCAAGGAcacaccttcccccaccccagtcacGGTAGGTGATTCCAGGGGACCAATTCCTCGGCCTTCCAAACTGAGGTAGGATCATCCCACCAATCTACCAGAGTAAGCTGACGGGTTCGTCCCGGCCTCAGTCCTCCCTCCCTTCCGGCTGCTCACCGTGGCGGGGGACTTAGCACTCCCGTCCCCCGGTCGCCCTGAGGGCAGTGTGATGACCCACAACTACTCGTCCTACTGTGCGGTGCGGGCTGGTAACCTGGCCTCGCCTCGCGCACAGGAACCCGGCTC contains:
- the CCDC78 gene encoding coiled-coil domain-containing protein 78; this encodes MEHAAATGHTAEAPSWATENVRPPRPLLHLPWGQGALAQAGCVLPRAEDCTPSLGTERPSDLQLREEQQLQISKELVDLQITTHHLREQHEAELFEVKSEVLRLESRVRELELRGDCAAPAEADLGHRQELAQGLGHKAQEQGHSIHHRPQLQGEWQRVLEQHRAQKQALETRVADLGQRLQGAQEEAREAGQRLAAQAMVLSACQARLRQAEEENAQLQLQLKKLNQEHAVQLQRCARAVAESAEGAAPEAAALRTFLETTLEDIRAAHRSREQQLARAARGYRKRLADLSRRHEELLANHRVQQVPADPVGAPGTPKATFDAATSDIEPLPLRLVTEPGHLREHQETKLRKLQAQKGPSGASQGSTAQPQGREPASWAQIHQQLRDFSRGTQAELERERAQLLVRATKAEEQLSELQEYVDQHLGRYKQEILRLRKLMGTENAGKVGATPALKPQHLKTRSR
- the HAGHL gene encoding hydroxyacylglutathione hydrolase-like protein isoform X2 — protein: MKVKVIPVLEDNYMYLVIEEHTREAVAVDVAVPKRLLEIVGREGVSLTTVLTTHHHWDHARGNAELARLRPGLAVLGADERICALTRRLVHGEELRFGAIHVRCLLTPGHTSGHMSYFLWEEDCPDPPAVFSGDALSVGGCGLRLESTAQQMYQSLVETLGTLPPETVFCGHEHTLGNLEFAQKVEPSNDHVRAKLSWAKKRDEDDMPTVPSTLGEELLYNPFLRVSEEPVCKFTGKAAPAEVLEALCRERASFERTAEPLQPQARALLALQWGLLGTARQK
- the HAGHL gene encoding hydroxyacylglutathione hydrolase-like protein isoform X1, whose protein sequence is MKVKVIPVLEDNYMYLVIEEHTREAVAVDVAVPKRLLEIVGREGVSLTTVLTTHHHWDHARGNAELARLRPGLAVLGADERICALTRRLVHGEELRFGAIHVRCLLTPGHTSGHMSYFLWEEDCPDPPAVFSGDALSVGGCGLRLESTAQQMYQSLVETLGTLPPETKVFCGHEHTLGNLEFAQKVEPSNDHVRAKLSWAKKRDEDDMPTVPSTLGEELLYNPFLRVSEEPVCKFTGKAAPAEVLEALCRERASFERTAEPLQPQARALLALQWGLLGTARQK
- the HAGHL gene encoding hydroxyacylglutathione hydrolase-like protein isoform X3, which translates into the protein MKVKVIPVLEDNYMYLVIEEHTREAVAVDVAVPKRLLEIVGREGVSLTTVLTTHHHWDHARGNAELARLRPGLAVLGADERICALTRRLVHGEELRFGAIHVRCLLTPGHTSGHMSYFLWEEDCPDPPAVFSGDALSVGGCGLRLESTAQQMYQSLVETLGTLPPETKRDEDDMPTVPSTLGEELLYNPFLRVSEEPVCKFTGKAAPAEVLEALCRERASFERTAEPLQPQARALLALQWGLLGTARQK
- the CIAO3 gene encoding cytosolic iron-sulfur assembly component 3 isoform X3 produces the protein MASPFSGALQLTDLDDFIGPSQDCIKPMKVDKRSGSGVAKIHIEDDGSYFQVTPDGGTRKLEKAKISLDDCLACSGCVTSAETVLITQQSHEELRKVLDANKMAAPGQQRLVVVSVSPQSRASLAAHFELNPADTARKLTAFFKKIGVHRVFDTSFSRNFSLLESQREFVQRFRGQADSAQALPVLTSVCPGWVCYAEKTHGSFLVPHLSSARSPQQVMGSLVKDFFAQQQHLTPDRIYHVTVMPCYDKKLEASRPDFFSQEYQTRDVDCVITTGEVLKLLEEEGVSLSDLEPAPLDSLCSSVSAQEPSSHRGGGSGGYLEHVFQHAARELFGIHVDKVTYRPLRNKDFQEVTLEKEGRVVLHFAAAYGFRNIQNLVQKIKRGRCPYHYVEVMACPTGCLNGGGQLKDPSTPRKELLQRVETLYSSVRTQAPEDAPGVRELYRAWLQGEGSERAGRLLHTSYHAVEKASSGLGIRW
- the CIAO3 gene encoding cytosolic iron-sulfur assembly component 3 isoform X1; protein product: MASPFSGALQLTDLDDFIGPSQDCIKPMKVDKRSGSGVAKIHIEDDGSYFQVTPDGGTRKLEKAKISLDDCLACSGCVTSAETVLITQQSHEELRKVLDANKMAAPGQQRLVVVSVSPQSRASLAAHFELNPADTARKLTAFFKKIGVHRVFDTSFSRNFSLLESQREFVQRFRGQADSAQALPVLTSVCPGAFTLPARVRGMLGGPPRGQDGRSGGRSWPESYPGSPSSPKQGCQTLDSRVGTFSNGTRTPPNAPEWQAPPRPAAPRVAAGWVCYAEKTHGSFLVPHLSSARSPQQVMGSLVKDFFAQQQHLTPDRIYHVTVMPCYDKKLEASRPDFFSQEYQTRDVDCVITTGEVLKLLEEEGVSLSDLEPAPLDSLCSSVSAQEPSSHRGGGSGGYLEHVFQHAARELFGIHVDKVTYRPLRNKDFQEVTLEKEGRVVLHFAAAYGFRNIQNLVQKIKRGRCPYHYVEVMACPTGCLNGGGQLKDPSTPRKELLQRVETLYSSVRTQAPEDAPGVRELYRAWLQGEGSERAGRLLHTSYHAVEKASSGLGIRW
- the CIAO3 gene encoding cytosolic iron-sulfur assembly component 3 isoform X2 codes for the protein MKVDKRSGSGVAKIHIEDDGSYFQVTPDGGTRKLEKAKISLDDCLACSGCVTSAETVLITQQSHEELRKVLDANKMAAPGQQRLVVVSVSPQSRASLAAHFELNPADTARKLTAFFKKIGVHRVFDTSFSRNFSLLESQREFVQRFRGQADSAQALPVLTSVCPGAFTLPARVRGMLGGPPRGQDGRSGGRSWPESYPGSPSSPKQGCQTLDSRVGTFSNGTRTPPNAPEWQAPPRPAAPRVAAGWVCYAEKTHGSFLVPHLSSARSPQQVMGSLVKDFFAQQQHLTPDRIYHVTVMPCYDKKLEASRPDFFSQEYQTRDVDCVITTGEVLKLLEEEGVSLSDLEPAPLDSLCSSVSAQEPSSHRGGGSGGYLEHVFQHAARELFGIHVDKVTYRPLRNKDFQEVTLEKEGRVVLHFAAAYGFRNIQNLVQKIKRGRCPYHYVEVMACPTGCLNGGGQLKDPSTPRKELLQRVETLYSSVRTQAPEDAPGVRELYRAWLQGEGSERAGRLLHTSYHAVEKASSGLGIRW